In one window of Desulfuromonadales bacterium DNA:
- a CDS encoding HD domain-containing protein, translated as MDPLRLIEKYYPAGTEAHRILLRHSVRVAGKAREIAWRLATEQVDVDFVHEAALLHDIGMLFTDAPEIGCHGTLPYLCHGYKGRELLEYEGLPRHALVCDRHIGVGLSAAEIADQRLPLPVRDMLPLTVEERIVTYADLFFSKNPRENDAERSVDKVRQTLARYGAEKVAVFDRWHLQFSG; from the coding sequence ATGGATCCTTTGCGTCTGATTGAAAAATATTATCCCGCCGGAACCGAGGCCCATCGCATCCTTTTGCGACACAGCGTCCGGGTCGCCGGCAAGGCCAGGGAGATCGCCTGGCGCCTGGCCACCGAACAAGTGGATGTCGATTTCGTCCATGAAGCGGCGCTGCTGCACGACATCGGCATGCTCTTTACCGACGCTCCGGAAATCGGCTGTCATGGTACTCTCCCCTACCTCTGCCACGGCTACAAGGGCCGCGAACTGCTCGAGTACGAAGGGCTGCCCCGGCACGCCCTGGTTTGCGACCGGCACATCGGGGTAGGGCTGAGCGCCGCCGAAATTGCGGATCAACGGCTGCCGCTGCCGGTGCGCGACATGCTGCCGTTGACCGTGGAGGAACGGATTGTCACCTACGCCGACCTCTTCTTTTCCAAGAACCCACGGGAAAACGACGCGGAGCGCTCCGTCGACAAGGTCCGGCAGACTCTCGCCCGCTACGGGGCTGAGAAGGTCGCAGTCTTCGACCGCTGGCATCTCCAGTTCAGCGGTTGA